In one Tripterygium wilfordii isolate XIE 37 chromosome 22, ASM1340144v1, whole genome shotgun sequence genomic region, the following are encoded:
- the LOC119990705 gene encoding single-stranded DNA-binding protein WHY1, chloroplastic encodes MLGLNILSPRLATPNPLRSYKSSATPPFGSKIQHLSFCTKINKPAVKCRHSDYYDQEQQFSSTLRPRPTSAEASRPQSNSGVGGLPSKVFVGHSIYKGKAALTVEPKAPEFLALDSGVFKLSRDGYVLLQFAPAAGVRTYDWGRKQIFSLSVMEIGTLIALGARESCEFFHDPNKGKSEEGKVRKVLKVEPLPDGSGHFFNLSVQNKLLNVDESIYIPVTRAEFAVLISAFNFILPYIMGWHAFASSIKVEDSSRLNNANPKYGGDYEWSK; translated from the exons atgttGGGACTCAACATCCTCTCTCCCCGACTCGCTACCCCAAATCCTCTCCGCTCTTACAAATCCTCAGCTACTCCTCCTTTTGGTTCCAAAATCCAGCACTTATCCTTCTGCACCAAAATCAATAAACCTGCTGTCAAGTGTCGCCATTCTGACTACTACGACCAAGAACAGCAGTTCTCCTCCACCTTGCGCCCGCGCCCCACTTCGGCCGAGGCTTCCCGTCCACAGTCGAACTCAGGAG TGGGTGGGCTGCCGTCTAAGGTTTTTGTGGGTCACTCCATATACAAAGGGAAGGCTGCTCTTACTGTGGAGCCAAAGGCGCCTGAGTTCCTGGCTTTAGAT TCAGGTGTATTTAAGTTATCTAGAGATGGTTATGTATTGCTACAGTTCGCTCCAGCAGCAGGTGTTCGTACATACGATTGGGGCAGAAAACAG ATATTCTCACTGTCCGTGATGGAAATCGGAACTCTAATAGCTCTTGGTGCAAGAGAGTCATGTGAATTCTTTCACGATCCGAATAAGGGGAAAAG TGAAGAAGGAAAGGTCAGGAAGGTGTTGAAGGTAGAGCCACTTCCAGATGGCTCTGGCCACTTCTTCAACCTCA GTGTTCAGAACAAACTTTTGAATGTAGATGAGAGCATTTATATTCCTGTTACCAGAGCAGAGTTTGCAGTCCTCATCTCGGCTTTCAAt TTTATCTTGCCATACATTATGGGCTGGCATGCATTTGCAAGTTCCATAAAAGTAGAAGATTCCAGCCGCTTAAATAATGCCAATCCCAAGTATGGAGGAGACTATGAATGGAGCAAGTAG
- the LOC119991256 gene encoding SNF1-related protein kinase regulatory subunit gamma-1-like: protein MNTESSAEKKIISVLSTTMSLSEMASQAQMVKETSKLTSNDAYFEIIQSRKKLPRSLQETLTAAFTAIPVSSFPLVPSGKVIEISAETTIADAVRILSECNIMSAPVQNPDAKTSLDWRDRYLGIIDYSAIILWVLESAELAAVALSAGSATAAGVGAGAVGALGALALGATGPAAVAGLTVAAVGAAVAGGMSVDKGVGKDAPTAADDLGKDFYKVIVQEEPFKSTTVRSILKSYRWAPFLPVATDSSMLSVLLLLSKYRLRNVPVIESGKPEMKNFITQSAVVQGLEECRGRDWFDCIASSPISELGLPFMSSNELISIQSNELILEAFKLMKENQIGGLPIVEGSSKKIVGKLSIKDIRHLLLKPELFSNLRQITVMDFMNTVISTTQESGKIKSPITCKADSNLGSVIHSLATNSVHRIYVVDDEEDEVKGVITLRDVISCFIFEPPNHFDNYFGFSVKEMLNQ, encoded by the exons ATGAACACAGAAAGCTCAGCGGAGAAGAAAATCATTTCCGTTCTGTCCACAACAATGTCCCTCTCAG AAATGGCCTCACAAGCACAAATGGTCAAGGAAACTTCAAAACTTACAAGCAATGATGCATATTTTGAAATCATTCAGTCAAGGAAGAAATTACCACGTTCACTACAGGAGACTCTAACGGCTGCATTCACTGCGATTCCTGTTTCATCTTTCCCACTGGTACCCAGCGGCAAAG TTATTGAAATTTCAGCAGAGACAACCATAGCAGATGCTGTTAGGATCCTGTCTGAATGCAACATCATGTCTGCTCCTGTGCAAAACCCAGATGCAAAGACTAGTTTGGATTGGAGGGACAGGTACTTGGGAATCATAGATTACTCGGCCATCATTCTCTGGGTATTGGAGAGTGCAGAACTTGCAGCAGTTGCCTTATCAGCTGGTTCTGCAACAGCTGCTGGTGTCGGTGCTGGAGCTGTAGGTGCTCTTGGAGCACTAGCCTTAGGTGCTACTGGTCCTGCAGCAGTTGCTGGGCTAACCGTTGCAGCAGTCGGGGCAGCCGTTGCAGGTGGTATGTCTGTGGATAAAGGGGTTGGAAAAGATGCTCCCACAGCTGCTGATGACTTGGGCAAGGATTTTTACAAGGTCATCGTTCAAGAAGAACCCTTTAAATCAACCACA GTGAGGTCAATACTTAAATCCTATCGCTGGGCTCCTTTCCTCCCAGTTGCAACGGACAGTTCTATGCTGAGCGTTCTACTATTGCTCTCAAAGTATAGGCTGAGAAATGTACCAGTGATAGAATCAGGGAAGCCAGAAATGAAGAACTTTATAACACAATCTGCAGTCGTTCAGGGACTCGAAGAATGCAGAGGAAGGGATTGGTTTGACTGCATCGCTTCAAGTCCAATATCTGAACTAGGACTTCCTTTCATGTCTTCTAATGAG TTGATCAGCATCCAGAGCAATGAACTGATTCTGGAAGCTTTCAAGCTAATGAAAGAAAACCAAATTGGTGGTCTTCCAATAGTGGAAGGGTCGTCGAAGAAGATCGTCGGGAAGTTGAGTATCAAAGACATCCGACACTTGCTGCTGAAACCTGAACTTTTCTCCAATTTGAG ACAAATTACTGTGATGGATTTCATGAATACTGTCATCTCAACAACCCAAGAAAGTGGTAAAATAAAATCACCAATTACATGCAAGGCGGACTCAAATCTTGGCAGTGTAATCCACAGTCTTGCAACAAACTCAGTTCACAGGATCTATGTTGTagatgatgaggaagatgaagtTAAAGGCGTCATTACCCTGAGAGATGTGATCTCTTGTTTCATATTCGAGCCTCCCAACCATTTTGATAACTACTTTGGCTTTTCTGTGAAGGAAATGCTGAATCAGTGA